The genomic window CCTACTATGCTGCTATAACTCCATTGATTACGCAGAATGCTTCAGGATATCTGAGTGCAAAGTCAAGCCTTACTGTTGCTCTAATACCCATTACATCGTTGGTAAAGAAGTTACCCGCTGTATTAGATGCCAATAATTCAACTCCGCCTCTTTCGCCGATGATTGCTTCATCAAATTGTCCTAAGATAACATAAGATGTATTATTTGCTGTGCCTGTTGTGAGATTTGTTGGTATTGTTGTTGTTGTCAAAACTGGTATTCCCATAATAGTTCCTGGGAAGTCTGTTGCTGCGCTAGCGTTCTGAATCGGCTCAATTAAGTATCTGCCCATGCTATCCTTTTGTTTCATCGCTTTGTAATAAATGCTCGGATGCATGATTATAGCATTTGGCTTAAAGTTGCCTAAAGATGCTTTTTGTATAGCTGCAATTGCGTCAATTATCATGTCGTATGTGAGATCTGCTCCGTTTGCACCTGCCGATATTGTGTTTATTCCAGACTGATTAATTATGCCTTTTGGCTGATTATTTGTACCTGTGCCCTGCAGGAATGCATTATCCTGTGCAACTGCCAATACGTTGGCTAAGTCATTCATTACTACACTTTCAACTTGCGGATTGCTGTCTTGTAACAATTCATTAGAGAATATTGCCAATGCTGCAAGTTTCTTCGCTGTTAATTGCACCTGTGTAAATGTCGGATTTGTGTCGCTGATTGCTGTATTTTCACCTATCCATGTCGCATTAGCGGTTCCGTTCTGCTTTGGAATATAGAGAATGTTGCTGTTCATTGGTATTACTGTTGCGCCGGCTTTTCTTACGACTGTTTTTGCATATACCATTTGAATTAACTGTGTACTGTATTCTGGTGGCACTAAATATCCGCCTGCACTGCCTGTGCCTTCTGTGAGTGCCTTCTTTTCAAAGTCTGCATCTCTCCAATCGTTAAATATAACGCCTTTTATAGCTTTCAAAAAACTGAATTTTTTATCCACTGGATCTGCGCCTCCTTCTGGGAACTTTATTTTTCTATTTACTATGCCTTTAAGTATTTCCTTTGCGTCTTCCTCTGCCATTGTCTGTGCTTGTTTTTTGATCTCCTCGAATATGTTCATTATTTTTCATCTCCTTTTAAAGTTTTTGTAAATATTTCCTTATACTCTTTAACCGCATCCTGTAATGCTGTCTTAAATTCCTCTTTCATCTTTGCAATTTCGCTTTCAAGTTTTTGCTTATATTCTTGCTCAAGTTTTTCTCTTATTTTTGTTTCATCCATTCCTTTTCCTCCTTCCATCATGCCCGGCATCATCCCAGGTTCGCCTTCGTCAGGGTCGTCTGGCTTCGTACCTGTTGCGTCTTGAATAAACTGCATAAGTTCATCTACTGCGCTATCGATAGCACTTGCTATCTTAGACAGCTTCTCTACATTAGCAGCCGACAATACAGCACCTGCCTTATCTACATGCATATCATCCACCTCCTTATGGAATTCTGGCGGTTCTTTATCAAATTCTTTGTAGTGCTTTGCAAGATGGTTATATACCGCTTCTTTATCTGCATCTGGTATGTCTACACCTCCTCTTGCACCAAGCAACGCAGCCATAGCAGCACGAACACCATTCCATACAACAGCATGTTGCCCATCTGCTTTGTGATGTGGTAATTTGTACGATTGTTTTACGTCTGGATTCTGGTCATCATACCAAGCGCACATAATTTTTAAGTCATCTACCGTTGCATTTTTAACTTCTTCGCCTGCATCCCATTGCTCGTCCTCTGGCGCTTTTGGCGTCTGCTTATATGGAATTGCGCCTTTGATTATCACGTTCTCACCTCCTTTTAGAAGGCCTTTTGCGCTCAATAGTGCTAATGCATTAGGATTGGCTGGTACAGGAACACACGATATTTCCAAAAGCTCGCTTTTCGTGTATATATAACCATTTGTATCCGGATTGATTTGAAATTCTTTTGGAATAAATCCTACGCTGAATGTTTTGAGATAACCACCTTCATACAATTGTTTTATTTCCTGTCCTAATTGTGTTGGTGCAAATTCAGGTTTGAATATCAACTTACCCCCCGATACTTGAATATCATTTGCTTTTCCCACAGGAGGCGTCCAATAGTCATGTGCCCACAACAAAACCGGATTTTTTTTAAAATTGTCTAGTTCCCAGCCATCTGCCTTGACAATATCACCTGAACGGTCAACTGTTTCATCACTTGCTATGCACCAAAAATCGCCTTGCTTTTCTGCCGTAAATTGTTTGAATTGTTTTTCCATTTTCTCACCTCACTCATCTATAACTGGAATAACAGTGCATCTACACTGGATGATATTTTCTGCGCTGCCATTTGGATCTCCGGGGAAATCCAATTCTTCGCCACCAACTATGAATGGCTCATCAATGCCAACTGTCTGACCATCAGCTTCTTGATGCCATTCTCGGACTCTTTCATCTTCTGCGGTCAGCCATGTTTTTCTGGATACAAGACCTGTTTGCCTGTATCCTTCGAGTGCTCCCGCATTTGCAGCAGGTACTGTCTCTGTCCTTGCAATTCTTTCTGCTCTGTATCCAGTCGCTGAAATATCAAATACCTCCGCAACACGTCTCATAATCTGGTCTATATCTTCACCGTTTGCATTTGCTTCTTCAAGCTGTTGTCTCAGCATTTCCTCCGTGTCCTGCGTTATCTGTTGAGCAAATTTGAAGGTTTTGTTTTGTATCCACTCAGCTATTCGGTGCAGGCTTGGGTCAAAATCCTTCTTTATCTTCATTGCCTTTGTGGCAAATACCTCATTGTAGGCTTGCTCTGCAAAGTCATTGTGGATTGTCTTTATTTGCTCATAGCCCACTTTGTAGAATTTATCCTTATATTTTTGTGCATCAAAAAAAGCACCTCGACCATTGCGGATGCTTTCTTCTACATCTTTTTGCATTTCCTCCCATATCGGTTTAAGTGCTTTTTTGAATTTCTTCTCATATTTTGTTTGTTGACCTACAAATTTTCTCCACGCTGTATTTGCACCTTTTGTTTTCGTCTTAAAAGATTTTGTCATGTCTTGTTCCTGCCCTGTTTCTACCTCTCCTTCTGATGTATCTGGTTCCACATCGCTTATAGGTTGCGGCATAATTTGATTAGAGATGTATAACACATCTCCACCATCTATATCCTCAAGCCCTAATAAATTTCTTGCTTCATTTACTGTCATTATGCCACTTTGAATGCCAACCTGTACCTTTTTGATGACTGTGTCTACATCTTCCGGTATTACTTGATTGAAGTCAAATATAATCTGTGTTTTTGGCTTAAACATTGGAATGAGTTCGTTATTGATTTTGCCTTCTAATTTCCTTAAACGTGGTTCAATCGTCCTCTTTGCAAAAGTGTATTCTGCTGCTTCGGCATTTGCACGATTGACGTTCTCTGATATGCCAAGAATTGACGCATGGACACCAAAGGTTGCAAGGATGTCATCTCTGTTTTGTTTTCTAACGTCCGTCAATTGCAAGTCTCGGATGCTGAATGCTGTCTGCTTGTATTCTGCACCGCCTTCCAATACTGCGATTTTATGCGCTTTGTCTACGCCTTGATGTCCTAGATTCCAACGTTCCTTTAGGTCTGTAAATTCATCTTCTGTTAGTACGTGTGGCACTGCAATATATCCACCCGGCACTGCCGAATTGTAGAAAAAGTTTCTTGCATATTGCTGTGCAAAACTGTCATTGTCTATCTGCAATCCTGCTGCCTGTGTTGGCCCTACGCCTTTATGAACATTGAGCGGATTCGGATACGTGATGTGTATGACCTCGTCTGGATCGAATGGTATGTTCTCACCGCCCCAGATGTAGATATATCCTTTGATGAAGTTGTCCTTGTCTGGTACTACCCACATCCTATCTGATGGCACAGGCCACATTTCCGCCGGCTGCCCCATACCATTCTTCGACAATGCCCAGTAGACTTCACCTGTAAGTTCAAGATAAATTTGAGACAGCTCTATAAATTCTTGAAACGGCATAAATGGATTTGGCTTTTGTAGCAACTGATATATCGGGCCATCTATGATGTCTATCTCTGTTCCTTGACTGTCTCTCGTGAATAGTCTCCATTCTGTCGCTGCGACTGACTGTGCTATTTTGGATACAGCTGCA from Thermoanaerobacterium sp. PSU-2 includes these protein-coding regions:
- a CDS encoding phage major capsid protein; the encoded protein is MNIFEEIKKQAQTMAEEDAKEILKGIVNRKIKFPEGGADPVDKKFSFLKAIKGVIFNDWRDADFEKKALTEGTGSAGGYLVPPEYSTQLIQMVYAKTVVRKAGATVIPMNSNILYIPKQNGTANATWIGENTAISDTNPTFTQVQLTAKKLAALAIFSNELLQDSNPQVESVVMNDLANVLAVAQDNAFLQGTGTNNQPKGIINQSGINTISAGANGADLTYDMIIDAIAAIQKASLGNFKPNAIIMHPSIYYKAMKQKDSMGRYLIEPIQNASAATDFPGTIMGIPVLTTTTIPTNLTTGTANNTSYVILGQFDEAIIGERGGVELLASNTAGNFFTNDVMGIRATVRLDFALRYPEAFCVINGVIAA
- a CDS encoding HK97 family phage prohead protease, with amino-acid sequence MEKQFKQFTAEKQGDFWCIASDETVDRSGDIVKADGWELDNFKKNPVLLWAHDYWTPPVGKANDIQVSGGKLIFKPEFAPTQLGQEIKQLYEGGYLKTFSVGFIPKEFQINPDTNGYIYTKSELLEISCVPVPANPNALALLSAKGLLKGGENVIIKGAIPYKQTPKAPEDEQWDAGEEVKNATVDDLKIMCAWYDDQNPDVKQSYKLPHHKADGQHAVVWNGVRAAMAALLGARGGVDIPDADKEAVYNHLAKHYKEFDKEPPEFHKEVDDMHVDKAGAVLSAANVEKLSKIASAIDSAVDELMQFIQDATGTKPDDPDEGEPGMMPGMMEGGKGMDETKIREKLEQEYKQKLESEIAKMKEEFKTALQDAVKEYKEIFTKTLKGDEK
- a CDS encoding phage portal protein, whose protein sequence is MNIFQRIFNRSHTKEKSAPFSYYPLNWQIPPDRKETDWLKAYQENNWVFAAVSKIAQSVAATEWRLFTRDSQGTEIDIIDGPIYQLLQKPNPFMPFQEFIELSQIYLELTGEVYWALSKNGMGQPAEMWPVPSDRMWVVPDKDNFIKGYIYIWGGENIPFDPDEVIHITYPNPLNVHKGVGPTQAAGLQIDNDSFAQQYARNFFYNSAVPGGYIAVPHVLTEDEFTDLKERWNLGHQGVDKAHKIAVLEGGAEYKQTAFSIRDLQLTDVRKQNRDDILATFGVHASILGISENVNRANAEAAEYTFAKRTIEPRLRKLEGKINNELIPMFKPKTQIIFDFNQVIPEDVDTVIKKVQVGIQSGIMTVNEARNLLGLEDIDGGDVLYISNQIMPQPISDVEPDTSEGEVETGQEQDMTKSFKTKTKGANTAWRKFVGQQTKYEKKFKKALKPIWEEMQKDVEESIRNGRGAFFDAQKYKDKFYKVGYEQIKTIHNDFAEQAYNEVFATKAMKIKKDFDPSLHRIAEWIQNKTFKFAQQITQDTEEMLRQQLEEANANGEDIDQIMRRVAEVFDISATGYRAERIARTETVPAANAGALEGYRQTGLVSRKTWLTAEDERVREWHQEADGQTVGIDEPFIVGGEELDFPGDPNGSAENIIQCRCTVIPVIDE